A stretch of the Acidobacteriota bacterium genome encodes the following:
- a CDS encoding ABC transporter ATP-binding protein, translated as MGETEVRALDGVTLAVEAGEFLAVMGPSGSGKSTFMNIVGCLDRPTGGRYVLEGVDVSSLGRDARAEIRNDKIGFVFQNFNLLSRTSALENVELPLLYSKKSKLTDEASRAQAMRCLERVGLKDRWDHTSAQLSGGQQQRVAIARSLVNEPAILLADEPTGNLDSRTSEEVMAIFQALNDEGKTVILITHEPDIAQFARRIVTFRDGKVLSDVAVKDRKRAAGGKPA; from the coding sequence ATGGGTGAGACCGAGGTGCGCGCCCTCGACGGCGTGACGCTCGCGGTCGAGGCCGGAGAGTTCCTCGCCGTCATGGGCCCGTCGGGCTCGGGGAAGTCGACGTTCATGAACATCGTCGGCTGCCTCGACCGGCCGACGGGCGGCCGTTACGTCCTCGAGGGCGTCGACGTCTCGTCACTCGGTCGCGACGCGCGCGCCGAGATCCGGAACGACAAGATCGGTTTCGTCTTCCAGAACTTCAACCTCCTGTCGCGCACGTCGGCGCTCGAGAACGTGGAGCTTCCGCTCCTCTACTCGAAGAAGTCGAAGCTCACGGACGAGGCGTCGCGCGCGCAGGCGATGCGCTGCCTCGAGCGCGTGGGCCTCAAGGACCGCTGGGACCACACGTCGGCGCAGCTCTCGGGGGGGCAGCAGCAGCGGGTCGCCATCGCGCGGAGCCTCGTGAACGAGCCCGCGATCCTCCTCGCGGACGAGCCGACCGGCAACCTCGATTCGAGGACGTCCGAGGAGGTCATGGCGATCTTCCAGGCTTTGAACGACGAAGGGAAGACCGTCATCCTCATCACGCACGAGCCCGACATCGCGCAGTTCGCCCGGCGCATCGTCACGTTTCGCGACGGCAAGGTCCTGAGCGACGTGGCCGTGAAGGACCGCAAGCGCGCCGCCGGAGGGAAACCCGCATGA
- a CDS encoding efflux RND transporter periplasmic adaptor subunit — protein MKNRILAVLAAVVVIAGGAWFVVARKGSAEPKYRKAKLDKGDVVSTVTATGSLSAVTTVKVGSQVSGIIAKLYVDFNSTVKKGQLLAELDPTPFLVSVEQRRADLDKAKVELRNTELSLTRAKNLTKQQLLAQSELDAAQTNRDAAAAAVAQSEASLKQALTNLSYAKIASPIDGVVVDRQYDVGQTVAASFQAPVIFTIAQDLTKMQVLTNIDEADVGRVRVEQVASFSVDAFPEQSFKGSVSQIRLSPQTVQNVVTYPVILDVPNQDLKLKPGMTANVQIPVDARRDVLRVPNAALRFRPDPADVAGADKTKGVTAGAASSAAPAPASSSAATGAPAPQTGAPQAGSRGAGGRGGPGGGGGRGAWSGGAGGAGRPAASRSGTLYVEVPNGKGKLKAVTVRTLITDGNMTAIESADVKEGDEIILGLATARASSSGSGSPAGGGGPGGGGRRPF, from the coding sequence ATGAAGAACAGAATCCTGGCCGTGCTCGCGGCCGTCGTCGTGATCGCGGGAGGCGCCTGGTTCGTGGTCGCCCGCAAGGGCTCCGCGGAGCCGAAGTACCGGAAAGCGAAGCTCGACAAGGGCGACGTCGTCTCGACCGTGACGGCCACGGGCAGCCTGTCCGCCGTCACGACCGTCAAGGTCGGCAGCCAGGTTTCCGGCATCATCGCGAAGCTCTACGTCGACTTCAATTCGACGGTGAAGAAGGGCCAGCTGCTGGCCGAGCTCGACCCGACGCCGTTCCTGGTCAGCGTCGAGCAGCGGCGCGCCGACCTCGACAAGGCGAAGGTGGAGCTCAGGAACACCGAGCTCTCCCTCACGCGCGCGAAAAACCTCACGAAGCAGCAGCTCCTCGCGCAGTCCGAGCTCGACGCGGCCCAGACGAACCGCGACGCGGCGGCCGCGGCCGTCGCGCAGAGCGAGGCGTCGCTCAAGCAGGCGCTCACGAACCTCTCGTACGCGAAGATCGCGTCGCCGATCGACGGCGTCGTCGTGGACCGCCAGTACGACGTCGGCCAGACGGTCGCGGCTTCCTTCCAGGCGCCCGTCATCTTCACGATCGCGCAGGACCTCACGAAGATGCAGGTCCTCACGAACATCGACGAAGCCGACGTCGGCCGCGTGCGCGTGGAGCAGGTCGCGAGCTTCTCCGTGGACGCGTTTCCCGAGCAGTCGTTCAAGGGCTCCGTCTCGCAGATCCGCCTCTCGCCCCAGACCGTCCAGAACGTCGTGACGTACCCCGTCATCCTCGACGTGCCGAACCAGGACCTGAAGCTCAAGCCCGGCATGACGGCCAACGTCCAGATTCCCGTCGACGCCCGCCGCGACGTCCTGCGCGTCCCGAACGCGGCGCTGCGTTTCCGGCCCGATCCCGCGGACGTCGCGGGCGCCGACAAGACCAAGGGCGTCACGGCGGGCGCGGCCTCCTCGGCAGCGCCGGCCCCCGCGTCGTCCTCGGCAGCCACGGGGGCCCCCGCTCCGCAAACGGGCGCACCGCAGGCCGGCAGCCGGGGCGCTGGTGGCCGCGGCGGACCGGGAGGCGGCGGAGGCCGCGGCGCGTGGTCGGGCGGGGCAGGCGGCGCCGGCCGTCCCGCGGCCTCGCGCTCCGGCACGCTCTACGTCGAGGTTCCGAACGGCAAGGGCAAGCTCAAGGCCGTCACGGTCCGGACGCTCATCACGGACGGCAACATGACGGCGATCGAAAGCGCCGACGTCAAGGAAGGCGACGAGATCATCCTCGGTCTCGCCACCGCGCGCGCGAGCAGCTCCGGCTCCGGAAGCCCCGCAGGGGGCGGCGGCCCGGGCGGCGGCGGGCGGCGGCCCTTCTGA
- a CDS encoding insulinase family protein produces the protein MPGGPISFELEIPAHVEHLANGLTVVVSPQRGIPLVTVDVTYDVGSRVELPGKTGFAHLFEHLMFEGSENVGKGEHFRLVASAGGTMNGTTSEDRTNYYETLPAECLDLGLFLESDRMRALVLTQEKLDNQREAVKEEKRLRIDNQPYAPSFETADALAYDAFAYKHSVIGSMDDLGAASLDDARRFYETYYAPGNALLAIAGDVEPAEAFRRARAFFDDVPARGKPAPFAVVEPPPTAERRAEVSDAHAAVPALHLNFKVADRRHPDLFALSYAEKVLGAGESGRLWRRLVKDDELALSLTVALDERRGPSLFRFFAIARPGVAPERLEAEILADVARLAAEGPTPREMERVRRVITAGAIRATQTTQAVAFLLSEYGVYDGDPNLWRRDLDEVLSVEAEHVRDAVQRWLVAARRSVVAVRPAEAA, from the coding sequence TTGCCTGGAGGTCCCATTTCCTTCGAACTCGAAATCCCCGCACACGTCGAACACCTCGCGAACGGCCTGACCGTCGTCGTCTCGCCCCAGCGCGGCATCCCCCTCGTCACGGTCGACGTCACGTACGACGTCGGCAGCCGCGTCGAGCTCCCCGGAAAGACGGGCTTCGCCCACCTCTTCGAGCACCTCATGTTCGAGGGCTCCGAGAACGTCGGGAAGGGCGAGCATTTCCGGCTCGTGGCCTCCGCCGGCGGCACGATGAACGGCACGACGTCCGAGGACCGGACGAACTACTACGAGACGCTCCCGGCGGAGTGTCTCGACCTCGGCCTCTTTCTCGAGTCCGACCGGATGCGCGCCCTCGTCCTCACGCAGGAGAAGCTCGACAACCAGCGCGAGGCCGTGAAGGAAGAGAAGCGCCTGCGCATCGACAACCAGCCGTACGCGCCGTCCTTCGAGACGGCCGACGCGCTCGCCTACGACGCGTTCGCCTACAAGCACTCCGTGATCGGCTCGATGGACGATCTCGGCGCCGCGTCGCTCGACGACGCGCGCCGTTTCTACGAGACGTACTACGCCCCGGGAAACGCGCTCCTCGCGATCGCGGGCGACGTCGAGCCCGCCGAGGCGTTCCGGCGCGCCCGCGCGTTCTTCGACGACGTTCCGGCTCGCGGGAAGCCCGCGCCCTTCGCGGTCGTCGAGCCACCTCCGACCGCGGAGCGCCGCGCCGAGGTCTCCGATGCGCACGCGGCCGTGCCCGCGCTCCACCTGAACTTCAAGGTCGCCGACCGCCGCCACCCCGACCTCTTCGCGCTCTCGTACGCCGAGAAGGTCCTCGGCGCCGGAGAGAGCGGGCGCCTCTGGCGCCGCCTCGTGAAGGACGACGAGCTCGCCCTGTCCCTGACCGTCGCGCTCGACGAACGCCGCGGCCCGTCGCTCTTCCGGTTCTTCGCGATCGCGCGGCCGGGCGTCGCCCCCGAGCGCCTCGAGGCCGAGATCCTCGCGGACGTCGCGCGCCTCGCCGCCGAGGGCCCGACGCCGCGCGAGATGGAGCGCGTCCGGCGCGTCATCACCGCCGGAGCCATCCGGGCGACGCAGACGACGCAGGCCGTCGCCTTCCTTCTGTCCGAATACGGCGTCTACGACGGCGACCCGAACCTCTGGCGGCGGGACCTCGACGAGGTCCTCTCCGTGGAGGCCGAGCACGTGCGCGACGCCGTCCAGCGCTGGCTCGTCGCGGCGCGCCGTTCCGTCGTCGCCGTGCGCCCCGCGGAGGCCGCGTGA
- a CDS encoding insulinase family protein — protein MSAVRVPPPPGPPLPFSLPRFERTVLPSGLAVAAARWGSRPTVAAAIVFPGAGSTADPPGRDGTADVTGDTFLGGTRTKTARQLAEALDDLAAVADVSAGTDSTVARLYVLESDLDAGLALFAEILTEATFPEEEFDKGRRRLIAALQEQRSEPDFLARERLYDRLYPGHPYGTVSPTEKGLLALTRDDVADFARRRLSFAGATLVLAGAADPGALLAAATRAFGGLPATSGEKGFTVPPPPRVGGFSIHLVNRPGSVQTNLLFARPAIARRSPRFPAAVVANQSLGGGASSRLFHVLREERALTYGAYSSLATRVLAGHFGASIDCRTEVTAEALGGLLDLIRAFAAEGPLAEEHERSKNYLLGSFPIPRETPGGVVQDELTRLLHGLPEDEFTTWRDRVRAVTREEARDAAAELFDPATGIVAAVGDAGKIRPILEARGETTLWDADGPRA, from the coding sequence GTGAGCGCGGTCCGCGTCCCGCCGCCCCCCGGCCCGCCGCTGCCGTTCTCGCTGCCCCGCTTCGAGAGGACGGTCCTGCCGTCGGGCCTCGCCGTCGCCGCCGCGCGCTGGGGCAGCCGCCCCACCGTCGCGGCCGCGATCGTCTTTCCGGGCGCCGGCTCCACGGCCGACCCGCCGGGCCGCGACGGGACCGCCGACGTCACCGGAGACACCTTCCTCGGCGGCACGCGCACGAAGACGGCGCGACAGCTCGCCGAGGCTCTCGACGACCTCGCGGCCGTCGCGGACGTCTCGGCCGGCACCGACTCGACGGTCGCGCGCCTTTACGTCCTCGAGAGCGACCTCGACGCCGGGCTCGCGCTCTTCGCGGAGATCCTGACGGAGGCGACGTTTCCCGAGGAGGAGTTCGACAAGGGCCGCCGCCGGCTCATCGCGGCGCTCCAGGAACAGCGCTCCGAGCCCGACTTCCTCGCGCGCGAGCGCCTCTACGACCGGCTCTACCCCGGCCACCCCTACGGGACCGTCTCGCCCACCGAGAAAGGCCTCCTCGCGCTCACGCGCGACGACGTCGCGGACTTCGCGCGGCGCCGGCTGTCGTTCGCGGGCGCCACGCTCGTCCTCGCGGGCGCGGCCGATCCCGGAGCCCTCCTCGCCGCGGCGACGCGCGCCTTCGGCGGCCTGCCGGCGACGTCCGGCGAAAAGGGCTTCACCGTTCCTCCCCCGCCGCGTGTCGGGGGCTTTTCCATCCACCTCGTGAACCGTCCGGGTTCCGTCCAGACGAACCTCCTCTTCGCGCGGCCCGCGATCGCGCGCCGCAGCCCCCGGTTTCCGGCGGCCGTCGTGGCGAACCAGTCGCTCGGGGGCGGCGCGTCGTCGCGCCTCTTCCACGTCCTGCGCGAGGAGCGCGCCCTCACGTACGGCGCGTACTCGTCGCTCGCGACGCGCGTCCTCGCCGGGCATTTCGGGGCGTCGATCGACTGCCGCACCGAGGTGACCGCCGAGGCGCTCGGCGGCCTTCTCGACCTCATCCGCGCCTTCGCCGCCGAAGGGCCCCTCGCCGAGGAGCACGAGCGCTCGAAGAACTACCTCCTCGGCTCGTTCCCGATCCCGCGCGAGACGCCGGGCGGCGTCGTCCAGGACGAGCTCACGCGCCTCCTCCACGGGCTGCCCGAGGACGAGTTCACGACGTGGCGGGACCGGGTCCGCGCGGTCACGCGCGAGGAAGCGCGGGACGCGGCCGCGGAGCTGTTCGACCCGGCCACCGGCATCGTCGCGGCCGTGGGCGACGCCGGGAAGATCCGGCCGATCCTCGAGGCGCGCGGCGAGACGACCCTCTGGGACGCGGACGGCCCGCGGGCCTGA
- a CDS encoding bifunctional riboflavin kinase/FAD synthetase: MQVLRDPLRSNVDLPRGGVVTVGNFDGVHLGHQAMLRDVAARAREAGAPSVVVTFDPHPLKVLHPERAPKMIQTLRQREEAIEACGIDALVLVPFTRDFSLMPAGEFARELLGKRLHAREVCVGARFVFGRERGGDLELLRRVGTEAGFSVHGLADVSDSAGPISSTRIRAALAGGDVAVANALLGRPYAMDGIIAKGDRMGRKIGFPTMNLMPGNELYPMDGVYFTSVRIESFERTFACVTNIGRRPTVYEDYATTIESYILDFSSDVYGERVRLSFFGRVREEMTFPSMLELTAQIRLDVEATRRYFMAHPVS, from the coding sequence TTGCAGGTCCTTCGCGATCCGCTCCGCTCCAACGTCGATCTGCCCCGCGGGGGCGTCGTCACCGTGGGCAACTTCGACGGCGTGCACCTGGGACACCAGGCGATGCTCCGGGACGTGGCGGCCCGCGCGCGCGAAGCCGGCGCGCCGTCCGTCGTGGTGACGTTCGACCCGCATCCGCTGAAGGTCCTCCACCCCGAGCGCGCCCCGAAGATGATCCAGACGCTGCGCCAGCGCGAAGAGGCGATCGAGGCCTGCGGGATCGACGCCCTCGTCCTCGTGCCGTTCACGCGCGACTTCTCGCTCATGCCCGCCGGGGAGTTCGCCCGGGAGCTTCTCGGCAAGCGGCTCCACGCGCGGGAGGTGTGCGTCGGCGCCCGCTTCGTCTTCGGGCGCGAGCGCGGCGGCGACCTCGAGCTCCTCCGCCGGGTCGGGACCGAGGCGGGCTTCTCGGTCCACGGCCTCGCGGACGTGTCGGACTCGGCCGGGCCGATCTCGTCCACGCGGATCCGCGCCGCGCTGGCCGGCGGCGACGTTGCGGTCGCGAACGCCCTTCTCGGGCGGCCCTACGCGATGGACGGAATCATCGCGAAGGGCGACCGGATGGGCCGCAAGATCGGCTTTCCGACGATGAACCTCATGCCGGGCAACGAGCTGTATCCGATGGACGGCGTCTACTTCACGAGCGTGAGGATCGAGTCGTTCGAGCGCACGTTCGCGTGCGTCACGAACATCGGCCGCCGCCCCACCGTTTACGAGGACTACGCGACGACGATCGAGTCCTACATCCTCGACTTCTCGTCGGACGTATACGGAGAGCGCGTGCGGCTGTCGTTCTTCGGCCGCGTCCGCGAGGAGATGACCTTCCCGTCCATGCTCGAGCTCACCGCCCAGATCCGCCTCGACGTCGAGGCGACGCGCCGCTACTTCATGGCGCACCCGGTCTCGTGA
- the rimO gene encoding 30S ribosomal protein S12 methylthiotransferase RimO: protein MKKSPLPSLPSVGIVSLGCPKNLVDTEVMLGHLQREGLTLTDPEKSRVVIVNTCGFIDSAKEESVGAILREVARKEAGEIDRVVVAGCMVQKYGRDLAAEIPEVDHFIGLDELEKAPAAALGLPSLPRFTDKPLATRLYDDLSPRVLTHRKGYAYLKVAEGCNNPCTFCTIPQMRGLMRSRTVASLVKEAQSLEAQGVKELVLISQDTTRYGEDLGLGRTGLADLVKALLAETGFPWVRFLYAYPKTLHPGIFEVMAKDKRFVPYVDMPLQHVSRKILASMKRGGDAASYLRQFEEIRRIVPEIALRSTFIVGFPGEEERDFLEVKEFLEAVRFENAGVFTYSPEPGSGAEPLGDPVPLEEKSSRRDRLMEVQQKISLSKNRAKRGKSFDMILEGPSSDTDLLLEGRLAGQAPEIDGRVLVNDVPSGWTPRVGEIVRVKITEAHAYDLVGRIVA, encoded by the coding sequence ATGAAGAAATCCCCTCTTCCGTCGCTCCCCTCCGTGGGCATCGTCTCCCTCGGCTGCCCGAAGAACCTCGTCGACACCGAGGTCATGCTGGGGCACCTGCAGAGGGAAGGGCTGACGCTGACGGACCCGGAGAAGTCGCGCGTCGTCATCGTGAACACGTGCGGGTTCATCGACTCGGCGAAGGAGGAGTCCGTCGGCGCGATCCTCCGCGAGGTGGCGCGCAAGGAGGCGGGGGAGATCGACCGCGTCGTCGTTGCGGGCTGCATGGTCCAGAAGTACGGCCGGGATCTCGCCGCCGAGATTCCCGAGGTGGACCACTTCATCGGCCTCGACGAGCTCGAGAAGGCTCCGGCCGCGGCGCTGGGCCTGCCGTCGCTCCCGCGCTTCACGGACAAGCCGCTCGCGACGCGCCTCTACGACGACCTCTCCCCGCGCGTCCTCACGCACCGCAAGGGCTACGCGTACCTCAAGGTGGCCGAGGGCTGCAACAACCCCTGCACGTTCTGCACGATCCCGCAGATGCGCGGCCTCATGCGCTCGCGCACGGTGGCGTCGCTCGTGAAGGAAGCGCAGTCCCTCGAGGCGCAGGGCGTGAAGGAGCTCGTCCTGATCTCGCAGGACACGACGCGCTACGGCGAGGACCTCGGCCTCGGAAGGACCGGCCTCGCGGACCTCGTGAAGGCGCTCCTCGCGGAGACCGGCTTCCCGTGGGTGCGCTTCCTGTATGCCTACCCGAAGACGCTTCACCCGGGAATCTTCGAGGTCATGGCGAAGGACAAGCGCTTCGTGCCGTACGTCGACATGCCCCTCCAGCACGTGAGCCGGAAGATCCTCGCGTCCATGAAACGCGGAGGCGACGCCGCGAGCTATCTTCGACAATTCGAAGAAATCCGAAGAATCGTGCCGGAGATCGCGCTGCGCTCGACGTTCATCGTGGGGTTCCCCGGGGAAGAAGAGAGAGATTTCTTAGAAGTTAAAGAGTTCCTCGAGGCCGTCCGCTTCGAGAACGCGGGCGTCTTCACGTACTCGCCCGAGCCTGGCTCGGGCGCCGAGCCTCTCGGCGACCCTGTTCCACTCGAAGAAAAATCTTCGCGCCGCGACCGTCTGATGGAAGTTCAGCAGAAGATCTCCCTCTCGAAGAACCGCGCGAAGCGCGGCAAGTCCTTCGACATGATCCTCGAAGGGCCGTCCTCCGATACGGACCTCCTGTTGGAGGGGCGCCTCGCCGGCCAGGCGCCCGAGATCGACGGCCGCGTCCTCGTCAACGACGTCCCTTCCGGCTGGACGCCGCGCGTCGGCGAGATCGTCCGCGTGAAGATCACCGAGGCGCACGCTTACGACCTCGTCGGCCGGATCGTCGCTTAA
- the asnS gene encoding asparagine--tRNA ligase — protein MSSIPRKSTPEKLTIPPSGRRLPDVVTSLHGESRVEGGGGHCGGLRLAESRGSQEVRETRGRRAREGAREDHAGHPLAGHSHRRRGRERETQPEAAAALPGERGPAELESEDEVTISGLSRHVGETVTLKGWLYHWRKGGKIWFLVLRDGSGYLQCVVSKADVPESVWEAATSATQESTLEISGVVKADARSAGGVELGVTDVKVLDLCHDFPITPKEHGVDFLMSQRHLWLRSSKQVAVLKVRSEVESAIHDFFYTRGYTRVDSPILTPAACEGTSNLFETQYTEEEKAYLSQSGQLYLEPAAAALGKVYCFGPTFRAEKSKTRRHLREFWMVEPEVAFLEVDGLMDLAEEFVKELAARVLDRRAEDLKRLERDVTKLEPVASKRFPRISYREAVDILKAKGFPVQFGDDLGGDEETALTEGFDTPVMVTRYPTSIKAFYMQPDPNDPDVVLGLDMLAPEGYGEIIGGSQRIHDHDLLLSRIQQHNLPLEAFQWYLDVRKYGTFPHSGFGMGLERFVAWMCGVPHLRECIPYPRMLYRIYP, from the coding sequence ATGTCTTCGATTCCCAGGAAATCCACTCCGGAAAAGCTCACGATTCCTCCCAGCGGCCGAAGATTACCCGATGTTGTAACGTCCCTTCATGGCGAATCCCGCGTGGAAGGTGGCGGCGGACATTGCGGAGGGCTACGTCTCGCTGAATCCCGTGGTTCTCAAGAAGTACGAGAAACACGAGGTCGACGCGCTCGTGAAGGAGCTCGAGAAGATCACGCGGGACACCCGCTCGCAGGTCATTCCCATCGACGACGCGGACGCGAGCGCGAAACGCAGCCGGAGGCTGCTGCGGCTCTCCCAGGCGAACGTGGTCCTGCAGAGCTGGAGAGCGAGGATGAAGTGACGATTTCCGGGCTCTCCCGCCACGTCGGCGAGACCGTGACGCTCAAGGGCTGGCTCTACCACTGGAGGAAGGGCGGCAAGATCTGGTTCCTCGTCCTCCGGGACGGGAGCGGCTATCTCCAGTGCGTCGTCTCGAAGGCGGACGTGCCCGAGTCCGTCTGGGAGGCCGCGACGAGCGCCACCCAGGAATCCACGCTCGAGATCTCGGGCGTCGTGAAGGCCGACGCCCGGTCGGCCGGGGGCGTCGAGCTCGGCGTCACGGACGTGAAGGTCCTCGACCTCTGCCACGACTTCCCGATCACGCCGAAGGAGCACGGCGTCGACTTCCTGATGTCGCAGAGGCACCTGTGGCTGCGGTCGTCGAAGCAGGTCGCCGTCCTCAAGGTGCGGAGCGAGGTCGAGAGCGCGATTCACGACTTTTTCTATACGCGCGGGTACACGCGCGTGGATTCGCCGATCCTCACGCCCGCCGCGTGCGAGGGCACGTCGAACCTCTTCGAGACCCAGTACACCGAGGAGGAGAAGGCCTACCTCTCGCAGTCCGGCCAGCTCTACCTCGAGCCGGCGGCCGCCGCGCTCGGGAAGGTCTACTGCTTCGGGCCGACGTTCCGGGCCGAGAAGTCCAAGACGCGCCGCCACCTGCGCGAGTTCTGGATGGTCGAGCCCGAGGTCGCGTTTCTCGAGGTCGACGGGCTGATGGACCTCGCCGAGGAGTTCGTCAAGGAGCTCGCCGCGCGCGTCCTCGACCGCCGGGCCGAGGACCTCAAGCGCCTCGAGCGCGACGTGACGAAGCTCGAGCCCGTCGCGTCGAAGCGGTTCCCGCGCATCTCGTACCGCGAGGCGGTCGACATCCTCAAAGCCAAGGGCTTCCCCGTGCAGTTCGGGGACGACCTCGGCGGCGACGAGGAGACGGCCCTCACGGAGGGCTTCGACACGCCCGTCATGGTCACGCGCTACCCGACGTCCATCAAGGCGTTCTACATGCAGCCCGACCCGAACGACCCCGACGTCGTCCTCGGCCTCGACATGCTCGCGCCCGAGGGTTACGGCGAGATCATCGGCGGGTCGCAGCGCATCCACGACCACGACCTGCTCCTCTCGCGCATCCAGCAGCACAACCTGCCGCTCGAGGCGTTCCAGTGGTACCTCGACGTGAGGAAGTACGGCACGTTCCCGCACTCCGGGTTCGGCATGGGCCTCGAACGGTTCGTCGCCTGGATGTGCGGCGTTCCACACCTGCGCGAGTGCATCCCGTACCCGCGGATGCTCTACAGGATCTATCCGTAA
- a CDS encoding acyl-CoA dehydrogenase family protein, whose translation MLSEDERAVRDLVRDFVDAEVLPIIEECAYEGRFPKELIPQMAAMNLFGSTIPEYGLPGLNNVAYGLITQELERGDSGLRSFVSVQSALVMYPIYTFGSKEQKDRWIPALAKGEAIGCFGLTEPDFGSNPGGMRTVAKKDGKDWILNGAKAWITNGSIADVAVVWAKVGGADGPIRGFLVPKGTKGFTAPEHRMKMSLRASVTSQLAFEDVRLPEDAVLPGVEGIKGPLSCLTQARYGIAWGGLGSAMATYTCALDYAKSRKQFKDRPIASHQLVQQKLAFMITEITKGQLLALRLGRMKDAKTMKPEHVSMAKRNNVWVARECAKLAREILGANGIVGEYPVFRHLANIESVFTYEGTHDIHTLVLGQAVTGIPAYNPPME comes from the coding sequence ATGCTGTCCGAGGACGAGAGGGCCGTCCGCGACCTGGTCCGCGACTTCGTGGACGCCGAGGTCCTCCCGATCATCGAGGAGTGCGCCTACGAGGGACGCTTCCCGAAGGAGCTCATTCCGCAGATGGCGGCGATGAACCTCTTCGGGTCGACGATTCCCGAGTACGGCTTGCCGGGCCTGAACAACGTCGCCTACGGCCTCATCACGCAGGAGCTCGAGCGCGGCGACTCGGGTCTGCGCTCGTTCGTGTCCGTGCAGTCGGCCCTCGTCATGTACCCGATCTACACCTTCGGCTCGAAGGAGCAGAAGGACCGCTGGATCCCGGCCCTCGCGAAGGGCGAGGCGATCGGCTGCTTCGGCCTGACGGAGCCCGACTTCGGCTCGAACCCGGGCGGGATGCGCACCGTCGCGAAGAAGGACGGCAAGGACTGGATCCTGAACGGCGCCAAGGCGTGGATCACGAACGGCTCCATCGCGGACGTCGCGGTCGTGTGGGCGAAGGTCGGCGGGGCCGACGGCCCGATCCGCGGCTTCCTCGTCCCGAAGGGCACGAAGGGCTTCACGGCGCCCGAGCACCGGATGAAGATGTCGCTCCGGGCCTCCGTGACGTCCCAGCTCGCCTTCGAGGACGTCCGGCTGCCGGAAGACGCCGTGCTCCCCGGCGTCGAGGGCATCAAGGGGCCCCTCTCCTGCCTCACGCAGGCCCGGTACGGCATCGCCTGGGGCGGGCTCGGCTCGGCCATGGCGACGTACACGTGCGCGCTCGACTACGCGAAGTCGCGCAAGCAGTTCAAGGACCGCCCGATCGCGTCGCACCAGCTCGTCCAGCAGAAGCTCGCCTTCATGATCACGGAGATCACGAAGGGCCAGCTCCTCGCGCTCCGCCTCGGCCGGATGAAGGATGCGAAGACGATGAAGCCCGAGCACGTCTCGATGGCCAAACGCAACAACGTGTGGGTCGCCCGCGAATGCGCAAAGCTCGCGCGCGAGATCCTCGGCGCGAACGGCATCGTCGGTGAGTACCCGGTGTTCCGCCACCTCGCGAACATCGAGTCCGTCTTCACGTACGAGGGCACGCACGACATCCACACGCTGGTCCTCGGGCAGGCGGTGACGGGCATCCCGGCGTACAACCCGCCGATGGAGTAA